One genomic window of Ctenopharyngodon idella isolate HZGC_01 chromosome 18, HZGC01, whole genome shotgun sequence includes the following:
- the LOC127499563 gene encoding protein PIGBOS1, with the protein MFGRRIPFNQIAFATLVGVVGGVYIYRPVFEPPRKPPTAPDQDLKADSEEQRAETTQKEVQEANAFATKD; encoded by the coding sequence ATGTTTGGAAGACGGATTCCCTTTAATCAGATTGCATTTGCTACTCTGGTTGGAGTGGTGGgaggtgtgtatatatacaggcCTGTATTTGAGCCACCCAGAAAACCTCCAACTGCACCAGATCAAGACCTCAAGGCAGACTCTGAGGAGCAGAGAGCGGAAACTACCCAAAAAGAAGTACAAgaagcaaatgcatttgcaacCAAGGACTGA